In one Atribacteraceae bacterium genomic region, the following are encoded:
- a CDS encoding lysophospholipid acyltransferase family protein, with protein MILLSFCKRMEKNLIWRVVTLLQFVSAHLSDRQRRHLGRVVGEVFYFFSRRRAEKAAGRCARILGLSRSEARTTIRRSYENLGISLLEILAFSGKDLAFFEKRLLIQGLPHLEQARSRGKGVILLSAHIGNWEMAAAWLGQRGFPVKVIGARQSDPRLTELIERIRRKCGIRTLWMDAGLRPALFCLRKNELLGILYDQDGGPQGIIVPFLGFPARTAIGPLRLALTTGAAILPLLITRNRADPTRHILVFFPALEIRPGEKSEITHYGRICNDLISDWIRQYPDQWLYEGWLYDRWICTH; from the coding sequence ATGATCCTTCTTTCTTTCTGCAAGCGTATGGAAAAGAACCTGATCTGGCGGGTGGTCACGCTGCTGCAGTTCGTCAGCGCTCACTTGAGTGACCGCCAACGCCGGCACTTAGGAAGAGTCGTCGGTGAGGTTTTTTATTTTTTTTCCCGGCGGCGGGCGGAAAAAGCCGCGGGCCGGTGCGCGCGGATACTGGGTCTATCCAGAAGCGAGGCCAGAACCACCATCCGCCGGTCCTACGAAAACCTGGGTATCAGTCTCCTCGAAATCCTGGCTTTTTCCGGGAAAGACCTGGCCTTTTTCGAGAAGCGCCTTTTAATTCAAGGATTACCCCATCTCGAACAGGCCCGGTCCCGGGGTAAGGGCGTGATCCTTCTCTCCGCTCATATCGGAAACTGGGAGATGGCCGCCGCCTGGCTGGGACAGCGGGGGTTCCCGGTCAAGGTGATCGGAGCCCGCCAGAGCGATCCGCGCCTGACCGAACTGATCGAGCGGATCCGGAGAAAATGCGGGATCCGGACCCTGTGGATGGACGCCGGTCTGCGCCCGGCGCTTTTTTGTTTGCGGAAAAATGAACTGCTGGGCATCCTTTACGACCAGGACGGCGGACCGCAGGGAATCATCGTACCATTTCTGGGTTTCCCCGCCCGGACGGCCATCGGTCCCCTGCGGCTGGCCCTGACCACCGGAGCGGCGATTCTCCCCCTCTTGATCACCCGGAACCGGGCTGATCCGACCCGACACATCCTGGTGTTTTTTCCGGCCCTGGAGATTCGGCCCGGGGAGAAGTCCGAGATCACCCATTACGGCCGGATCTGTAACGATCTCATCAGTGACTGGATCCGGCAATACCC